From the genome of Silurus meridionalis isolate SWU-2019-XX chromosome 12, ASM1480568v1, whole genome shotgun sequence, one region includes:
- the calm3a gene encoding calmodulin 3a (phosphorylase kinase, delta) produces MADQLTEEQIAEFKEAFSLFDKDGDGTITTKELGTVMRSLGQNPTEAELQDMINEVDADGNGTIDFPEFLTMMARKMKDTDSEEEIREAFRVFDKDGNGYISAAELRHVMTNLGEKLTDEEVDEMIREADIDGDGQVNYEEFVQMMTAK; encoded by the exons ATG GCGGATCAGCTGACTGAGGAACAGATTGCAG AGTTCAAGGAGGCATTTTCCCTCTTCGACAAAGATGGCGATGGCACTATCACCACTAAAGAGTTAGGAACTGTGATGCGTTCACTTGGTCAGAACCCCACAGAAGCTGAGCTGCAGGACATGATCAATGAGGTCGATGCTGATG GAAATGGAACAATAGACTTTCCAGAGTTTCTGACCATGATGGCCAGGAAGATGAAGGATACAGACAGTGAAGAGGAGATCCGAGAAGCCTTCAGAGTCTTTGACAAA GATGGAAATGGATACATCAGTGCAGCTGAACTACGCCACGTCATGACCAACCTTGGCGAGAAGCTGACGGACGAGGAAGTGGATGAAATGATTAGAGAGGCTGACATTGATGGCGACGGGCAGGTGAATTATGAAG aGTTTGTGCAAATGATGACTGCAAAGTGA